A window of Campylobacter pinnipediorum subsp. pinnipediorum contains these coding sequences:
- the mnmA gene encoding tRNA 2-thiouridine(34) synthase MnmA → MKIMVAMSGGVDSTMTAKFLKEQGHEVQGCYMKLHSKPGYHEENIRKVKKVGEYLGIKVHILDLQNEFNKYVYDPFINLYKNGKTPNPCALCNKFIKLGVLLDFAKENGCEKLATGHYIQIIDGLITSAKDDTKDQSYFLAQVPREILKDVIFPLGDKFKKDIKELAKSVDVLKEFGEQAESSEICFVDKTYIEVLQKHYNTSLPGKVVDKSGKEIGTHQGYMHYTIGKRRGFEIHGAHEPHFVLKINADKNEIVVGSKDDLKENKVLLENVNMFIDDLEFECDVKIRYRSPKIKAKAKIDTTNNTAVLNLNEDAYGVAQGQLCVMYKGDQVIASGFIA, encoded by the coding sequence ATGAAAATAATGGTTGCGATGAGTGGCGGTGTAGATAGCACTATGACCGCTAAATTTTTAAAAGAACAAGGGCATGAAGTACAAGGTTGTTATATGAAACTTCATTCTAAACCAGGATATCACGAAGAAAATATAAGAAAAGTTAAAAAAGTTGGTGAATATCTTGGCATAAAAGTTCATATTTTGGATTTGCAAAATGAGTTTAATAAATATGTCTATGATCCATTTATAAATCTATACAAAAATGGAAAAACACCAAACCCTTGTGCATTATGTAATAAATTTATAAAGCTTGGTGTTTTGCTTGATTTTGCAAAGGAAAACGGTTGCGAAAAACTAGCTACAGGACACTATATACAAATAATTGATGGGCTAATAACATCAGCAAAAGATGACACAAAAGATCAAAGTTATTTCTTAGCTCAAGTTCCACGAGAGATTTTAAAAGATGTTATTTTTCCACTTGGGGATAAATTTAAAAAAGATATAAAAGAACTTGCAAAAAGTGTTGATGTACTTAAAGAATTTGGAGAACAAGCTGAAAGTAGCGAGATATGCTTTGTTGATAAGACATACATAGAAGTATTGCAAAAACATTATAACACAAGCTTACCTGGAAAAGTTGTTGATAAAAGTGGCAAAGAGATAGGCACACATCAAGGATATATGCATTACACTATTGGGAAAAGACGTGGTTTTGAAATACACGGTGCACATGAACCACATTTTGTACTTAAAATCAATGCAGACAAAAACGAGATAGTTGTTGGCTCAAAAGATGATCTAAAAGAAAACAAAGTGTTGCTTGAAAATGTAAATATGTTTATAGATGATTTAGAGTTTGAGTGTGATGTAAAAATAAGATACAGAAGCCCTAAAATCAAAGCAAAAGCAAAAATAGACACAACAAATAATACTGCTGTATTAAATTTAAATGAAGATGCTTATGGTGTGGCGCAAGGACAGCTTTGTGTTATGTATAAAGGCGATCAAGTTATAGCAAGTGGCTTTATAGCTTAA
- a CDS encoding TIGR00730 family Rossman fold protein produces MKFINEFTSYKDNLTISESNVTFFGSARFKPDNKYCIKAKELAFMLSENGINIITGGGDGIMGAANEGAYKSKKSQSIGFNIKLPFEQQINNFTSYSFIFSNFLPRKFALIEHSKAFVVFPGGFGTLDELFEVLVLSQTKLKKAKIFLYGVEFWKKLDDFIKTTLLNENAIDTNSLELYKITDDLDFIKNKILNI; encoded by the coding sequence ATGAAATTTATAAATGAATTTACAAGTTATAAAGATAATCTAACAATATCTGAAAGTAATGTAACCTTTTTTGGCTCAGCAAGATTTAAACCTGATAATAAATACTGCATAAAAGCAAAAGAATTAGCTTTTATGTTAAGTGAAAATGGTATAAACATAATCACTGGTGGTGGCGATGGAATAATGGGGGCAGCAAACGAAGGTGCATACAAAAGTAAAAAATCACAAAGCATAGGATTTAACATAAAACTGCCTTTTGAACAACAAATAAATAACTTTACTAGCTATAGTTTTATATTTTCAAACTTCTTGCCTAGAAAATTTGCACTTATCGAGCATTCAAAAGCTTTTGTTGTATTTCCAGGAGGATTTGGGACTCTTGATGAACTATTTGAGGTCTTGGTTTTATCACAAACAAAACTCAAAAAGGCGAAAATTTTCTTATATGGTGTTGAGTTTTGGAAAAAACTTGATGATTTTATAAAAACTACATTACTAAACGAAAATGCAATAGACACAAACAGCTTGGAACTATACAAAATAACCGATGATTTAGACTTTATTAAAAACAAAATTTTAAATATTTAA
- a CDS encoding RNA polymerase sigma factor FliA: MQDQKQKQPNPYQNAIKKEQDEIVLSYMPALKTMAFRLKERLPANIEVSELISIGVEEMIKLSRKYDKTQNDSFWGYARKRVYGSMLDYLRSLDIVSRSNRKLIRQINKAVDEYFNKFEEEPDDEYLAKVLNEDIEKIKDARNANMVSSVLSLDEQIGALSSENTEETVSRDDLIQKIENVLNNFTQREQLIIQLYYYEELSLKEISEILEISEGRISQIHKRLLTKIREHLEG; the protein is encoded by the coding sequence ATGCAAGATCAAAAGCAAAAGCAGCCTAACCCTTATCAAAATGCTATAAAAAAAGAACAAGATGAGATTGTTTTATCATACATGCCTGCATTAAAAACAATGGCATTTCGCTTAAAAGAGAGACTTCCAGCTAATATAGAAGTAAGTGAACTTATAAGCATAGGCGTGGAAGAGATGATAAAACTCAGCAGGAAATATGATAAAACACAAAATGATTCTTTTTGGGGATACGCAAGAAAAAGAGTTTATGGCTCCATGCTTGATTATCTAAGAAGTCTTGATATAGTAAGTAGATCAAACAGAAAACTCATCCGTCAAATAAATAAAGCCGTAGATGAGTATTTTAATAAATTTGAAGAAGAGCCTGATGATGAGTATCTAGCTAAAGTCTTAAATGAAGATATAGAAAAGATAAAAGATGCAAGAAATGCAAATATGGTAAGTTCTGTTTTATCGCTAGATGAGCAAATAGGTGCTTTAAGTAGTGAAAACACAGAAGAAACTGTCTCAAGAGATGACTTGATTCAAAAAATTGAAAATGTTTTAAATAACTTTACACAAAGAGAACAACTTATAATACAACTTTATTATTATGAAGAGCTAAGTTTAAAAGAAATAAGTGAAATTTTAGAAATAAGTGAAGGTAGAATTTCTCAAATTCACAAAAGACTCTTAACTAAAATAAGAGAACATTTGGAGGGTTAA
- a CDS encoding sodium:solute symporter family protein, translated as MSTLQTISLAGLIIYFAVLLFIVAKEKKNSSTIDYFFAGRSLPFWALSITFIASWWGAGSALSTADLAYSDGLGAFWYYGVPVLISTFLMIVGSKAIRRVEYLTQGEMMEARYSKSTSKFLSVMILIFMTFTAASQMVGIGNFFGTYLGIQYETAVIIGTVIVLMYSTFGGFRGVVLTDIIQFVLLSVSAIAVFVVAISNTGGFLDIANTAKSLGKDNYMSISDGASKYMMYVITFGCAWMIQANVWQRISATKSDKDAYKMTVMSFFAYIPLYLIVVFTGMAGIVLFDKLPEGGVVTAIVTEYMSPILGAIVFVGISAAIMSTMDSLINTGAMTLTMDLAKKDKSEKEKLAFSRIATFIVTIVALVISLRIKSVLEISWIASDIITTGVFIPLVFGFIYRRGNSKAAIASMGFGLVYCLYNLARSFEPSMPAFWEPNSTAQVIIGVSSSAIIYFVVSVLTKPEYEKADQFIKMANIFKK; from the coding sequence TTGAGTACCTTACAGACCATATCGTTAGCTGGTTTGATTATTTATTTTGCCGTGTTGCTTTTTATAGTAGCAAAAGAAAAGAAAAACAGTAGCACGATTGATTATTTTTTTGCAGGCAGATCTTTACCATTTTGGGCTTTGTCTATAACCTTTATAGCATCTTGGTGGGGTGCTGGTTCGGCGCTATCTACAGCAGACCTTGCCTACTCAGATGGACTTGGTGCATTTTGGTATTATGGTGTTCCTGTGCTTATATCTACTTTTTTAATGATAGTTGGCTCAAAGGCTATAAGAAGGGTTGAATATCTAACACAAGGTGAGATGATGGAAGCTAGATACTCAAAAAGCACATCTAAATTTCTTTCAGTTATGATACTTATTTTTATGACTTTTACAGCGGCATCTCAGATGGTAGGCATAGGAAATTTTTTCGGTACATATCTAGGAATACAATACGAAACAGCCGTGATAATAGGCACTGTTATAGTTTTAATGTATTCAACATTTGGTGGGTTTCGTGGTGTTGTTTTGACAGACATCATACAATTTGTTTTGCTTAGTGTTTCAGCTATAGCGGTATTTGTGGTAGCTATAAGCAATACTGGTGGCTTTTTAGATATAGCAAATACAGCAAAAAGCCTAGGTAAAGATAATTATATGAGCATAAGTGATGGAGCATCAAAATATATGATGTATGTTATAACCTTTGGTTGTGCTTGGATGATACAGGCAAATGTTTGGCAAAGAATTTCAGCAACCAAAAGCGACAAAGATGCTTATAAAATGACAGTTATGAGCTTTTTTGCTTATATTCCACTTTATTTAATAGTAGTTTTTACAGGCATGGCTGGGATAGTTCTTTTTGATAAACTGCCAGAAGGTGGCGTAGTAACAGCCATAGTTACAGAATATATGTCGCCTATTCTTGGGGCTATTGTTTTTGTTGGTATTTCAGCAGCCATTATGTCTACCATGGACTCGCTTATAAACACGGGTGCAATGACTCTTACTATGGATTTAGCCAAAAAAGATAAAAGCGAAAAAGAAAAACTAGCATTTTCTCGTATAGCAACGTTTATAGTTACTATTGTAGCACTTGTTATTTCTTTAAGGATTAAATCTGTTTTAGAGATTTCTTGGATAGCCTCTGATATCATAACAACTGGTGTTTTTATACCTTTGGTTTTTGGTTTTATATATAGAAGAGGCAACTCAAAAGCAGCTATAGCTTCTATGGGATTTGGGCTTGTTTATTGTCTTTATAATCTTGCTAGAAGTTTTGAGCCGTCTATGCCAGCATTTTGGGAGCCAAACTCAACAGCACAAGTCATAATCGGAGTAAGTAGCTCAGCCATAATATATTTTGTAGTTAGTGTTTTGACAAAACCAGAATACGAAAAAGCTGATCAATTCATCAAAATGGCAAACATATTTAAAAAATAG
- the exbD gene encoding TonB system transport protein ExbD: protein MLVLLAIVLSISTFIAQGNIPVDLPSSESATQDKEDNKITVTINKDNEFFIEDEKIAEDELKERLNEIDQKTLIQLKSDKESKFEMFVKIIDILKEKNHENFAITTLKE from the coding sequence ATGCTTGTTTTACTTGCTATTGTTTTAAGTATCTCTACTTTTATAGCGCAAGGAAATATACCAGTAGATCTACCAAGTAGTGAAAGTGCTACACAAGATAAAGAAGATAACAAAATAACCGTAACTATAAATAAAGACAATGAGTTTTTTATAGAAGATGAAAAAATAGCAGAAGATGAATTAAAAGAACGTTTAAATGAAATAGATCAAAAAACTTTGATTCAATTAAAAAGCGACAAAGAAAGCAAGTTTGAAATGTTTGTAAAAATAATAGATATACTGAAAGAAAAAAATCATGAGAATTTTGCAATTACAACTCTCAAGGAGTAA
- the fliY gene encoding flagellar motor switch protein FliY: MMNEFFNIFSNEIKATIEGLTGKTPEIGERNDFDAKTQNGIKTPLVTSNIAIKGECNAKGMLVCTPVLISAIGEWMMGEEEITKNENLSEDDLDAAKEIFSNLIGAFNTSLGAQKNLPKLSFEVLGVNFLKEDENLDLSDFEKLYLFNIKIEDLDEYIGFIGDDAFNQAIDPSQKKEESKQQKQNTTNNSGNLTTEEMRNIGLIMDVRLPIRVRIGSKRMLLKDVLSMDIGSVIELNQLANDPLEILIGDKVIAYGEVVIVDGNFGIQITQIGSKKERLEQLK, translated from the coding sequence ATGATGAATGAATTTTTTAATATATTTTCAAATGAAATAAAAGCCACAATTGAAGGGCTTACAGGCAAAACTCCAGAGATTGGGGAAAGAAATGACTTTGATGCCAAAACACAAAATGGCATCAAAACACCTCTTGTAACTTCAAACATAGCCATAAAAGGCGAATGCAATGCAAAAGGGATGCTCGTTTGCACACCTGTACTCATAAGTGCTATTGGCGAATGGATGATGGGCGAAGAAGAGATAACTAAAAATGAAAATTTAAGTGAAGATGACCTAGATGCAGCAAAAGAGATATTTTCAAATCTTATAGGTGCATTTAATACATCACTAGGTGCTCAAAAAAATCTACCAAAACTAAGCTTTGAAGTCCTTGGGGTAAATTTTTTAAAAGAAGATGAAAATTTAGATCTAAGTGACTTTGAAAAATTATATCTTTTTAATATAAAAATAGAAGATTTAGATGAATATATAGGATTTATTGGAGATGACGCATTTAATCAAGCAATAGATCCGAGCCAAAAAAAAGAAGAAAGTAAACAACAAAAGCAAAATACAACAAATAATTCAGGAAATTTAACAACAGAAGAGATGAGAAACATAGGTCTTATAATGGACGTAAGACTACCTATAAGGGTAAGAATAGGCTCTAAAAGAATGCTTTTAAAAGATGTTTTGTCGATGGATATAGGATCCGTAATAGAACTAAATCAACTTGCAAATGATCCTCTTGAAATTTTAATAGGCGATAAAGTGATAGCATATGGAGAAGTTGTTATTGTTGATGGAAACTTTGGCATACAAATCACACAAATAGGCTCAAAAAAAGAAAGGCTTGAACAATTAAAATGA
- the fliM gene encoding flagellar motor switch protein FliM: MADILSQEEIDALLEVVDGDTEPHEIEHSSDNSEQKQIIIYDFKRPNRVSKEQLRAIKGIHDKLARNLASQISSVMRSIVEIRLHSVDQMTYGEFLMSLPSPTSFNVFSIKPLDGNCILEINPSIAFPMIDRLLGGNGESFETNRELTEIEINLLDAILRMIMQRLKESWSMITDMYPNVEAKESSPNVVQIVSQNEIVIMVVMEIIVGNSSGMINICYPVIYLEPILSRLANRDIMLGETSAKKSRNKELKTLIGRAEILYEAILGKTVISVNEFLDLKEGDILRLDRGADDKAIVAIDKKEVFLAEVGLYRFRKSIKIEQLIRSDKDEIKNILEKYEEERKAKLLAYEQEEKQRQEEEKHNDE, translated from the coding sequence ATGGCTGATATTTTAAGTCAAGAAGAGATAGATGCACTACTTGAAGTTGTTGATGGAGACACAGAGCCACATGAAATAGAGCACTCTAGTGACAACAGTGAACAAAAACAGATCATTATATATGACTTTAAGCGTCCAAATCGTGTATCAAAAGAACAACTTCGTGCAATAAAGGGGATACACGATAAACTAGCCAGAAACCTAGCTTCTCAAATTTCTAGCGTTATGAGAAGCATAGTCGAAATAAGACTTCACAGTGTAGATCAGATGACTTATGGCGAGTTTTTAATGAGTCTTCCAAGCCCTACAAGCTTTAACGTGTTTTCAATAAAACCACTTGATGGAAATTGTATACTAGAGATAAACCCAAGCATTGCATTTCCTATGATAGATAGATTACTTGGTGGAAATGGCGAAAGTTTTGAAACTAACAGAGAACTAACCGAAATAGAGATAAACTTACTTGATGCTATACTAAGAATGATAATGCAAAGGCTAAAAGAGAGCTGGTCTATGATAACTGATATGTATCCAAATGTTGAGGCCAAGGAAAGTAGTCCAAATGTTGTTCAAATAGTATCTCAAAATGAAATTGTAATAATGGTGGTAATGGAGATAATAGTAGGAAACTCGAGTGGTATGATAAATATATGCTATCCTGTAATATATCTTGAGCCTATATTATCTCGCTTAGCAAATAGAGATATAATGCTTGGTGAAACAAGTGCTAAAAAAAGCAGAAATAAAGAACTAAAAACATTGATAGGAAGAGCTGAAATTTTATATGAAGCCATACTAGGAAAAACAGTAATTAGTGTAAATGAATTTCTTGATTTAAAAGAAGGAGATATATTAAGACTTGATAGAGGTGCTGACGATAAAGCTATAGTTGCTATTGATAAAAAAGAGGTATTTTTAGCAGAAGTTGGGCTTTATAGGTTTAGAAAATCTATAAAAATAGAACAGTTAATAAGATCAGATAAAGATGAAATAAAAAATATACTAGAAAAATATGAAGAGGAAAGAAAAGCAAAACTTTTAGCATACGAGCAAGAAGAGAAACAAAGACAAGAGGAAGAAAAACACAATGATGAATGA
- a CDS encoding TonB-dependent receptor domain-containing protein, which translates to MVKNKSKSVFISLMSIVTVNALDNIELDKVEAVEKNEVYLESKAVSTREFKEGTTQSFDNIVRSIAGAFTNIDNTQGTVNINIRGMSGLGRVNTMIDGVTQTFYSTSADNSSRNGGTSTFGAMIDSSFLRGVDVEKGSFSGKGGANSLMGSANLRTISINDIVRDGNKFGFLTSTLFGNNSTGPKYSNIIAFKEEINDGYFGVLYGYSQNKISQDFEVGGGNRVTGVKFQPALDSNGKQMRGDNGNGDLLWVNPQTGERTYFSGNPSYDPSSLAQKTKSNIAKVEYKDNINKLVLSYRDYKTALTGRKVTSNNYQLDYNLKSPEYKNLDLNLIVAKSIGKQQYKAGSTFAGVELLKNIQAKNTSTTFDISNTFDNDFGNDGNIKTRIGFNLLKNRYEKSRHPKELNFLEDNFKDAQGFARMKLGYEANTLYPEGGQKFNTVYIDNEINYGIFTFTTNINYAKNSFWGERFQNYNLHMFRPLVNFVRNKFGNDIFTSDDPEKKAIVNELFDFYQDQYKEGVKTYERLMKGEITNDDRKYRKYQIEEAERWAKNEYYDYEIDYGICDKNNLSECYKNIMQIDSLIQKTDGENIKAAAKYDNPREIDHGNHNYINYSFGTSVYLHDLFSPFVNYSKTHRAPNIKEMFFSDYGQYGVNSNLRPETAINTQLGFNSFKDGIFTDNDEFGFKFVKYKTKIKDYIYNIRGNERTSGRPLYIKHFNSKTDVSIKGFEIEASYDSGIFYANISYSRQKTNQPFNFTDSSPRVDDLKSEDETDAQGYGLTKVTILPDDYATIDLGARLFNEKFTVGGIGKYYGKSRITSGNLQRVDCNGNIVKEGDNITYVCGYSKKEYELKKQPWVFDFYSIYQPNNNLTIKFEIQNMFDTKYISPLDSNNDSANQFIFELGSASGYQFANNNFARGRTAMMSINYKY; encoded by the coding sequence ATGGTAAAAAATAAATCAAAATCTGTATTTATCTCACTAATGTCTATTGTAACAGTAAATGCTTTAGATAATATAGAACTTGACAAAGTAGAGGCAGTTGAAAAAAATGAAGTTTATCTTGAATCTAAAGCAGTAAGCACGAGAGAATTTAAAGAGGGTACAACACAAAGTTTTGACAATATTGTAAGATCAATAGCCGGCGCTTTTACAAATATTGACAATACACAAGGAACCGTAAATATAAATATACGTGGAATGAGTGGTCTTGGAAGAGTAAATACAATGATAGATGGTGTTACTCAAACTTTTTATTCAACATCAGCCGATAATAGCTCAAGAAATGGTGGAACTTCAACATTTGGAGCCATGATAGACTCTTCATTTTTAAGAGGTGTTGATGTAGAAAAAGGTAGTTTTAGCGGGAAAGGTGGAGCAAATTCACTAATGGGTTCGGCAAATCTCAGAACAATAAGCATAAATGATATAGTAAGAGATGGTAATAAATTTGGTTTTTTAACAAGTACATTATTTGGCAATAACTCCACTGGTCCAAAATATTCAAATATAATAGCCTTTAAAGAAGAAATAAACGATGGTTATTTTGGTGTACTGTATGGATATAGTCAAAATAAAATTTCTCAAGATTTTGAAGTTGGCGGTGGAAACAGAGTAACCGGTGTTAAGTTTCAACCAGCATTAGACAGTAATGGAAAACAGATGAGAGGCGATAACGGAAATGGAGATTTGTTGTGGGTAAACCCTCAAACAGGAGAAAGAACTTATTTTAGTGGCAATCCTTCATATGATCCTTCATCACTTGCTCAAAAAACAAAAAGCAATATAGCAAAAGTAGAATACAAAGATAATATAAATAAATTGGTTTTGTCTTATAGGGATTACAAAACAGCCCTTACCGGTAGAAAAGTAACAAGCAATAATTATCAATTAGATTATAATCTAAAATCACCAGAATATAAAAATTTAGATTTAAATTTAATTGTTGCAAAAAGCATAGGCAAACAACAGTATAAAGCAGGTTCAACATTTGCAGGCGTTGAACTTTTAAAAAATATACAAGCAAAAAACACATCAACCACCTTTGATATAAGTAATACATTTGATAATGATTTTGGAAATGATGGCAACATAAAGACAAGAATAGGTTTTAATCTTTTAAAAAATAGATATGAAAAAAGCAGACATCCAAAAGAATTAAATTTTTTAGAAGATAATTTTAAAGATGCTCAAGGTTTCGCTAGAATGAAACTTGGCTATGAAGCAAACACTCTTTATCCAGAAGGTGGTCAAAAGTTTAACACCGTATATATAGACAATGAGATAAATTATGGAATTTTTACTTTTACAACAAATATTAATTATGCTAAAAATAGTTTTTGGGGAGAGAGATTTCAGAATTATAACTTACATATGTTTAGACCATTAGTAAATTTTGTAAGAAATAAATTTGGTAATGATATTTTTACCTCAGATGATCCAGAAAAAAAGGCAATAGTCAATGAATTATTTGATTTTTATCAAGACCAGTATAAAGAAGGGGTTAAAACATATGAGAGATTGATGAAAGGCGAAATAACAAATGATGACAGAAAATACAGAAAATATCAGATAGAAGAAGCCGAAAGATGGGCCAAAAACGAATATTATGACTATGAGATAGATTATGGAATTTGCGATAAGAATAATTTATCTGAATGTTATAAGAATATAATGCAAATAGACTCATTAATACAAAAAACAGATGGAGAGAATATAAAAGCCGCAGCAAAATATGACAATCCAAGAGAAATTGATCATGGAAACCATAATTATATTAATTACTCTTTTGGTACTTCTGTTTATCTACATGACTTATTTAGTCCTTTTGTGAATTATTCAAAAACACATAGAGCACCAAATATAAAAGAGATGTTTTTTTCAGACTATGGCCAATACGGAGTCAATTCAAACCTAAGACCAGAAACAGCCATAAATACACAACTAGGCTTTAACTCTTTTAAAGATGGTATCTTTACAGATAATGACGAATTTGGATTTAAATTTGTTAAATACAAAACAAAAATTAAAGATTATATATACAATATAAGAGGAAATGAAAGAACATCTGGCAGACCTTTATATATAAAACATTTTAATTCAAAAACAGATGTTAGTATAAAAGGTTTTGAAATAGAAGCCTCGTATGATTCTGGTATATTTTATGCAAATATATCATACTCTCGCCAAAAAACAAACCAACCATTTAACTTTACAGATTCAAGCCCTAGAGTTGATGACCTTAAAAGCGAAGATGAAACAGACGCACAAGGTTATGGACTTACAAAGGTAACAATACTTCCTGATGATTATGCTACTATTGATTTAGGAGCAAGACTATTTAATGAGAAATTTACAGTAGGAGGCATAGGAAAATATTATGGCAAAAGTAGAATTACTTCAGGTAATCTACAAAGAGTTGATTGTAATGGAAATATAGTTAAAGAAGGGGATAATATAACATATGTATGTGGTTACTCTAAAAAAGAATATGAGCTAAAAAAACAACCATGGGTATTTGATTTTTATAGCATATATCAACCAAATAATAATTTAACTATTAAATTTGAAATTCAAAACATGTTTGACACAAAATACATAAGTCCACTTGATTCAAATAACGATTCAGCTAATCAATTTATTTTTGAACTTGGTTCAGCAAGTGGTTATCAATTTGCAAACAACAACTTTGCAAGAGGAAGAACCGCTATGATGAGCATAAACTATAAATATTAG
- the exbB gene encoding TonB-system energizer ExbB, with protein MEFLKENIDYFIIAILGFMSFLVVWFTIERLLFYKNINFENYKSKDELEESLTNHLTTLYIIYSNAPYIGLLGTVAGIMITFYDMGMSGGIDTKSIMVGLSLALKATAFGLVVAIPTLMIYNGFIRKVDVMMNKYKAMQ; from the coding sequence ATGGAGTTTTTGAAAGAAAATATAGATTATTTTATTATTGCTATACTAGGTTTTATGAGCTTTTTAGTAGTATGGTTTACAATAGAAAGACTTTTATTTTATAAAAACATTAATTTTGAAAATTATAAAAGCAAAGATGAATTAGAAGAAAGTTTAACAAATCACCTAACAACTCTTTATATAATATATTCAAATGCACCTTACATAGGTCTTTTAGGAACTGTAGCTGGTATCATGATAACATTTTATGACATGGGTATGAGCGGTGGCATAGACACAAAAAGCATAATGGTTGGCTTATCTTTGGCATTAAAAGCAACAGCATTTGGTCTTGTGGTGGCGATACCTACACTTATGATTTACAATGGTTTTATTAGAAAAGTTGATGTTATGATGAATAAATATAAGGCAATGCAGTGA
- a CDS encoding P-loop NTPase: MINQAHKLKNLVSNATNQTQKRTHFIAITSGKGGVGKSTISANIANVLATNGYKVALLDADIGLANLDVILNVKMGKNLLNVLKGECSLKEILIEVKKNLILIPGESGDEILKFNNQFLYERFLTEANELDELDFMIIDTGAGIGGSTQLFLEAADEVVVVTIPDPAAITDAYAVIKILSKFKSNPLLLLNMVKNENEATKIFENIKKVAVANIKNELDLEFIGHLNADKIISKSIKQRTLFSDDAPYSNSTSELKDIVSKILYKLERKVLVNENHSFSGFFKRLIEQF; this comes from the coding sequence ATGATAAATCAAGCACATAAGTTAAAAAACCTAGTTTCAAATGCTACAAATCAAACACAAAAAAGAACACATTTTATAGCCATAACAAGTGGCAAAGGCGGTGTTGGCAAAAGCACTATTAGTGCCAATATAGCAAATGTTTTAGCTACAAATGGATACAAGGTCGCACTTTTAGATGCTGATATAGGACTTGCTAATTTAGATGTTATCTTAAATGTAAAAATGGGTAAAAATTTATTAAACGTATTAAAAGGCGAATGCTCCTTAAAAGAGATACTAATAGAAGTTAAAAAAAATTTAATACTAATACCTGGCGAAAGCGGAGATGAGATATTAAAGTTTAATAATCAATTTTTATATGAGAGATTTTTAACTGAGGCAAATGAGCTTGATGAGCTTGATTTTATGATAATAGACACAGGTGCTGGCATAGGTGGAAGCACTCAGCTCTTTTTAGAAGCCGCTGATGAGGTTGTTGTTGTAACTATACCAGACCCAGCAGCGATAACTGATGCATATGCAGTTATAAAAATTTTATCAAAATTTAAAAGCAACCCTTTACTTCTTTTAAATATGGTAAAAAATGAAAACGAAGCTACAAAGATATTTGAAAATATCAAAAAAGTAGCTGTAGCAAATATAAAAAATGAATTAGATCTTGAATTTATAGGTCATTTAAATGCTGATAAAATAATATCAAAAAGTATAAAACAAAGGACACTATTCAGCGATGATGCCCCATATAGTAATTCAACATCTGAGCTAAAAGATATTGTGTCAAAAATTTTATATAAACTGGAACGAAAAGTGCTTGTAAATGAAAACCACAGTTTTAGTGGATTTTTCAAACGATTGATAGAGCAATTTTAA